The Mesorhizobium sp. B1-1-8 genome contains a region encoding:
- the aat gene encoding leucyl/phenylalanyl-tRNA--protein transferase — MTRPYAPGYRIPTDLLLKAYASGVFPMAESATDPEVFWVRPETRGIIPLGGFHTPRSLKKTIRKHPFDIRFDFDFEATIDGCAEKREERRSTWINAPIREAYVELYRLGHCHSVEAWREERLVGGLYGVSLGRVFFGESMFARETDASKTCLYYLVERLKARGFALLDTQFTTEHLKRFGAVDVPRGQYEKMLAAALKGEASFYP, encoded by the coding sequence ATGACACGCCCCTATGCGCCCGGCTATCGCATCCCGACCGACCTGCTGCTGAAAGCCTACGCGTCGGGCGTCTTCCCGATGGCCGAGAGCGCGACCGATCCGGAAGTGTTCTGGGTGCGGCCGGAAACGCGCGGGATTATCCCGCTCGGCGGATTTCACACGCCGCGCAGCCTCAAGAAGACGATCCGCAAACACCCGTTCGACATCCGCTTCGATTTCGACTTCGAAGCGACGATCGACGGCTGCGCCGAAAAGCGCGAGGAGCGCCGCTCGACCTGGATCAACGCGCCGATCCGCGAAGCCTATGTCGAGCTCTACCGGCTCGGCCACTGCCATTCGGTGGAGGCGTGGCGCGAAGAGCGGCTGGTCGGTGGTCTTTACGGGGTTTCGCTCGGCCGTGTGTTCTTCGGCGAAAGCATGTTCGCGCGCGAAACCGATGCCTCGAAAACCTGTCTCTATTATCTGGTCGAGCGGTTGAAGGCGCGCGGCTTCGCGCTGCTTGACACGCAGTTCACCACCGAGCACCTGAAGCGCTTCGGAGCCGTCGACGTGCCGCGTGGCCAATACGAGAAGATGCTGGCCGCAGCGCTGAAGGGCGAGGCCAGTTTTTATCCCTGA
- the accB gene encoding acetyl-CoA carboxylase biotin carboxyl carrier protein encodes MAIKKNGVDQQLIRDLAGILNDTNLTEIEVELGDLKVRVSRQSQAIHAVAAPLPAISAAAAPAQPAGAVTAPADPAKNAVPSPMVGTAYLAPSPDAKAFIEVGQKVKEGQTLLIIEAMKTMNQIPSPRAGTVTAILIEDAQPVEYGMPLVVIE; translated from the coding sequence ATGGCGATAAAGAAGAACGGTGTTGACCAGCAGTTGATCCGCGATCTGGCGGGCATACTGAACGACACCAATCTCACCGAGATCGAGGTCGAGCTCGGCGACCTGAAGGTTAGGGTGTCGCGCCAGTCGCAGGCCATCCATGCGGTTGCCGCGCCGCTGCCTGCAATCTCAGCGGCGGCAGCGCCGGCCCAGCCGGCCGGAGCGGTAACCGCGCCTGCGGATCCGGCCAAGAACGCAGTCCCCTCGCCGATGGTCGGCACCGCCTATCTGGCGCCTTCGCCCGACGCCAAGGCTTTCATCGAGGTCGGGCAGAAGGTCAAGGAAGGCCAGACGCTGCTCATCATCGAAGCGATGAAGACGATGAACCAGATCCCCTCGCCGCGCGCCGGCACGGTGACGGCGATCCTGATCGAGGACGCCCAGCCGGTCGAATACGGCATGCCGCTCGTGGTCATCGAGTAG
- a CDS encoding NADH:ubiquinone oxidoreductase subunit NDUFA12 translates to MKTFLLQFFTWWNSQTLGTRFHTWRFGKKVGEDEAGNVYYEGGVDSEGRTRRWVIYRDYSEASKIPPGWHGWIHHRVDTAPSSESYKPREWQKPHLANMTGTPGAYRPQGSILTNQHRPQVTGDYDAWTPGS, encoded by the coding sequence ATGAAAACTTTCCTGCTGCAGTTTTTCACCTGGTGGAACAGCCAGACGCTGGGCACGCGCTTCCACACCTGGCGTTTCGGCAAGAAGGTCGGCGAGGACGAGGCCGGCAACGTCTATTACGAGGGCGGCGTCGATTCGGAAGGCCGCACGCGCCGCTGGGTCATCTACCGCGACTATTCCGAAGCCTCGAAGATTCCGCCGGGCTGGCATGGCTGGATCCATCACCGCGTAGATACCGCTCCCTCCAGCGAGAGCTACAAGCCGCGTGAATGGCAGAAGCCGCATTTGGCGAATATGACCGGAACGCCGGGTGCTTATCGCCCGCAGGGCTCGATCCTGACCAACCAGCACCGCCCGCAGGTGACCGGCGACTACGACGCCTGGACGCCCGGTTCCTAA
- the accC gene encoding acetyl-CoA carboxylase biotin carboxylase subunit, protein MFQKILIANRGEIALRVLRACKELGIQTVVVHSTADADAMHVRLADESVCIGPPPSRDSYLNIHQIVAACEITGADAVHPGYGFLSENAKFADILAAHNITFIGPSGDHIRVMGDKIEAKRTAKRLGIPVVPGSDGAINDDREAKRVAAEIGYPVIIKASAGGGGRGMKVARTEADLEVALQTAKSEAGAAFGDDAVYIEKYLEKPRHIEVQVFGDGAGRGVHFGERDCSLQRRHQKVWEEANSPALNAEERARIGGICASAIADLGYSGAGTIEFLYENGEFYFIEMNTRLQVEHPVTEAITGIDLVHEQIRVASGGGLSVRQEDIKFTGHAIECRINAEDPRTFTPSPGTITHFHTPGGLGIRVDSGVYSGYKIPPYYDSLIGKLIVHGRNRVECMMRLRRALDEFVVDGIKTTLPLFRDLVGNPDIANGDYDIHWLEKYLAEEDHA, encoded by the coding sequence ATGTTCCAAAAGATCCTCATCGCCAATCGCGGCGAAATCGCCCTCAGGGTGCTGCGCGCCTGTAAGGAGCTCGGCATCCAGACAGTGGTGGTGCATTCGACGGCGGATGCCGACGCCATGCATGTGCGGCTGGCCGACGAGAGCGTCTGCATCGGCCCGCCGCCGTCGCGCGACAGTTACCTCAACATCCACCAGATCGTCGCCGCCTGCGAGATCACCGGCGCCGACGCGGTGCATCCGGGCTATGGCTTCCTGTCGGAAAACGCGAAATTCGCCGACATCCTCGCCGCCCACAACATCACCTTTATCGGCCCGTCGGGCGACCACATCCGTGTCATGGGCGACAAGATCGAGGCCAAGCGCACGGCAAAGCGCCTCGGCATCCCGGTCGTGCCGGGTTCCGACGGGGCGATCAACGACGACAGGGAAGCGAAGCGCGTCGCCGCCGAAATCGGCTACCCCGTGATCATCAAGGCTTCCGCCGGCGGCGGCGGCCGCGGCATGAAGGTGGCGCGCACCGAAGCCGACCTCGAAGTGGCGCTGCAGACGGCCAAGTCGGAAGCGGGCGCTGCATTCGGCGACGACGCCGTCTATATCGAGAAATACCTGGAAAAGCCGCGCCATATCGAGGTGCAGGTGTTCGGCGACGGCGCCGGTCGCGGCGTGCATTTCGGCGAGCGCGACTGTTCGCTGCAGCGCCGCCACCAGAAGGTCTGGGAAGAAGCCAATTCTCCCGCACTCAATGCGGAGGAGCGGGCGCGCATCGGCGGCATCTGCGCCAGCGCCATTGCCGATCTCGGCTACTCCGGCGCCGGCACGATCGAATTCCTCTATGAGAACGGCGAGTTCTACTTCATCGAGATGAACACCCGCCTGCAGGTCGAGCATCCGGTGACCGAGGCGATCACCGGCATCGACCTCGTGCACGAGCAGATCCGCGTCGCCTCGGGCGGCGGGCTTTCGGTCAGGCAGGAAGACATCAAGTTCACCGGCCACGCCATCGAGTGCCGCATCAACGCCGAGGACCCGCGCACCTTCACGCCGTCGCCCGGCACGATCACGCATTTCCATACGCCGGGCGGCCTCGGCATCCGCGTCGATTCCGGCGTCTATTCCGGCTACAAGATCCCGCCTTACTATGACAGTCTGATCGGCAAGCTGATCGTGCATGGTCGCAACCGTGTCGAATGCATGATGCGGCTGCGTCGCGCGCTTGACGAGTTCGTCGTCGACGGCATCAAGACGACGCTGCCGCTGTTTCGCGACCTCGTCGGCAATCCGGACATCGCCAATGGCGACTACGACATCCACTGGCTGGAAAAATATCTGGCCGAGGAGGATCACGCCTGA
- a CDS encoding DUF2155 domain-containing protein, translated as MRLFGRLSTGLIAAGSILGACGAAFAAAQAPAAPAVSDRITNPVAEFAGIDKITGRIITFDVYIDETVQFGALQVTPRVCYSRPETERPKTDSFVEVDEITLDRKIRRIFTGWMFAESPGLNAVEHAVYDVWLKGCKQKSDVPPPTAAKADTGKSNTAKPRATTPQPAEAAPEPNAAAPDDADTTAN; from the coding sequence ATGAGGCTCTTCGGCCGACTTTCGACAGGACTGATCGCGGCGGGTTCTATCCTGGGCGCGTGCGGCGCGGCATTCGCCGCCGCGCAAGCGCCGGCGGCGCCGGCGGTTTCGGATCGCATCACCAATCCGGTGGCTGAATTCGCCGGCATCGACAAGATCACCGGCCGTATCATCACCTTCGATGTCTATATCGACGAGACGGTGCAGTTCGGCGCTCTGCAGGTGACGCCACGCGTCTGTTATTCGCGCCCCGAAACCGAGCGGCCTAAGACCGATTCCTTCGTCGAGGTCGACGAGATCACGCTCGACCGCAAGATACGCCGCATCTTCACCGGCTGGATGTTTGCCGAAAGCCCCGGCCTCAACGCCGTCGAGCACGCCGTCTATGACGTCTGGCTGAAGGGCTGCAAGCAGAAGTCGGACGTGCCGCCGCCGACCGCCGCCAAGGCCGATACGGGCAAGTCGAACACCGCCAAGCCCAGAGCTACGACGCCCCAGCCGGCCGAGGCTGCGCCCGAGCCGAACGCCGCCGCGCCCGATGACGCGGACACCACCGCAAACTGA